In the genome of Streptomyces sp. V2I9, one region contains:
- a CDS encoding N-acetylmuramoyl-L-alanine amidase yields the protein MSNNGSTGASRKPSGSSSRKKSGDGVSRRALLIGGGAVAAGAAALLARDTVKRLWWQVPGVEKPRKPGELDYPGATWVAASDANWRRADRPADFPVDRVIIHVTQGSFASAVKVFQDPAHQAATHYIVGQDGRVVQMIRELDVAYQAGNRAYNERAVGIEHEGFVDRPKDLTKEMYASSARLTASICARHGIPVDREHIIGHVEVPGTDHTDPGPHWDWDRYMELVRRAAAAPTAAPSPSPSAKA from the coding sequence ATGAGCAACAACGGGAGCACCGGGGCGTCACGCAAGCCGTCCGGTTCGTCGTCGCGGAAGAAGTCCGGCGACGGCGTCAGCCGGCGCGCGCTGCTGATCGGCGGGGGCGCGGTGGCGGCCGGCGCCGCCGCCCTGCTCGCCCGCGACACGGTGAAGCGGCTGTGGTGGCAGGTGCCCGGCGTCGAGAAGCCCCGCAAGCCGGGCGAGCTGGACTATCCGGGGGCGACCTGGGTGGCGGCGTCGGACGCGAACTGGCGGCGCGCGGACCGCCCGGCCGACTTCCCCGTCGACCGGGTGATCATCCACGTCACCCAGGGCAGCTTCGCCAGCGCGGTGAAGGTGTTCCAGGACCCCGCCCACCAGGCCGCGACGCACTACATCGTGGGGCAGGACGGGCGGGTGGTCCAGATGATCCGCGAGCTGGACGTGGCGTACCAGGCGGGCAACCGCGCCTACAACGAGCGGGCGGTGGGCATCGAGCACGAGGGGTTCGTGGACCGGCCGAAGGACCTCACGAAGGAGATGTACGCGTCATCGGCGCGGCTCACGGCCTCCATCTGCGCCCGGCACGGGATACCCGTCGACCGGGAGCACATCATCGGGCACGTGGAGGTGCCGGGCACCGACCACACCGATCCGGGGCCGCACTGGGACTGGGACCGGTACATGGAGCTGGTCCGGCGGGCTGCGGCGGCGCCCACCGCCGCACCCTCGCCCTCGCCGTCGGCGAAGGCGTAG
- a CDS encoding DUF427 domain-containing protein, which produces MTATRGHRITVEQGTEHVRAVHDGQVLAESRRPLVLRETGCPVRYYLPPEDVRTDLLSVSDTSTHCPFKGDASYWSRPGAADLVWAYPDPKPEVAAIRDHFCFYDTETVAG; this is translated from the coding sequence ATGACTGCCACCCGAGGACACCGCATCACCGTCGAGCAGGGCACCGAGCACGTCCGGGCGGTGCACGACGGGCAGGTGCTGGCCGAGAGCCGCCGCCCGCTCGTGCTGCGCGAGACCGGCTGTCCGGTCCGCTACTACCTGCCGCCCGAGGACGTCCGCACCGACCTGCTCTCCGTCTCGGACACCTCCACCCACTGCCCGTTCAAGGGGGACGCCTCCTACTGGTCGCGGCCCGGCGCCGCCGATCTCGTCTGGGCCTACCCGGACCCGAAGCCGGAAGTCGCCGCGATCAGGGACCACTTCTGCTTCTACGACACGGAGACGGTGGCCGGCTGA
- a CDS encoding alpha/beta fold hydrolase, with amino-acid sequence MDRILSADGTPIAYLRQGEGPPLVLVGGALSTAATEAPLAALLAPRFTVITYDRRGRGASGDGGWAAGREVEDLAAVVGAAGAGASLFGMSSGGALALEAAAAGLPVELCAVYEPPYTPGASGLLFKARCTTRLYRLLAAGDRAGAVELFLSMTGVAEGTAARMRRTPRWAELEAMAHTLAYDDGLLGDGAIPAERFATVAARTLVICGGFSSAPARATSRMLADALPRGRHRTLTGQMREVAPQVLAPVLAEFFTQDVYAYGRVP; translated from the coding sequence ATGGACAGGATTCTCTCCGCCGACGGCACGCCGATCGCCTACCTCCGCCAGGGCGAGGGCCCGCCGCTGGTGCTGGTCGGCGGGGCGCTGAGCACCGCGGCGACCGAAGCGCCGCTGGCCGCCCTGCTCGCGCCGCGGTTCACCGTGATCACCTACGACCGCCGGGGCCGGGGCGCCAGCGGGGACGGCGGCTGGGCGGCCGGGCGGGAGGTCGAGGACCTGGCCGCCGTCGTCGGCGCGGCCGGGGCGGGCGCGTCGCTCTTCGGGATGTCGTCCGGCGGGGCGCTGGCTCTGGAGGCGGCGGCGGCCGGGCTGCCGGTGGAGCTGTGCGCCGTGTACGAGCCGCCCTACACGCCGGGCGCCTCCGGCCTCCTGTTCAAGGCCCGCTGCACGACCCGGCTGTACCGGCTGCTGGCCGCCGGGGACCGGGCCGGGGCGGTGGAGCTGTTCCTGTCCATGACGGGGGTGGCCGAGGGGACCGCCGCCCGGATGCGGCGTACGCCGAGGTGGGCGGAGCTGGAGGCGATGGCCCACACCCTGGCGTACGACGACGGGCTGCTGGGCGACGGGGCGATTCCGGCGGAGCGGTTCGCCACCGTCGCCGCCAGGACGCTGGTGATCTGCGGCGGCTTCAGCAGCGCCCCGGCGCGCGCGACGTCCCGGATGCTGGCCGACGCCCTGCCGCGGGGCAGGCACCGCACGCTGACGGGCCAGATGCGCGAGGTGGCGCCCCAGGTGCTCGCCCCGGTGCTGGCGGAGTTCTTCACCCAGGACGTGTACGCGTACGGGCGGGTGCCGTGA
- the mnmA gene encoding tRNA 2-thiouridine(34) synthase MnmA, whose product MTQTSQRPLRVLAAMSGGVDSAVAAARAVEAGHDVTGVHLALSANPQSFRTGARGCCTIEDSRDARRAADVIGIPFYVWDLAERFREDVVEDFVAEYEAGRTPNPCLRCNEKIKFAALLDKALALGFDAVCTGHYATVVLTEDGGRELHRASDMAKDQSYVLGVLDEKQLAHAMFPLGDTLTTKDEIRAEAERRGLAVARKPDSHDICFIADGDTRGFLANRLGGPAEGDIVDESGTKLGTHEGAFGFTIGQRKGLKIGHPAPDGKPRYVLDISPVNNTVTVGPVEALDVTALTAIKPRWCGTPPTGPGAYTAQLRAHGGETEVTAELVDGSELHVTFAEPVRGVAPGQAVVLYDGTRVVGSATIATTVRRERVPTAG is encoded by the coding sequence ATGACTCAGACTTCCCAGCGCCCCCTGCGTGTCCTCGCCGCGATGTCGGGCGGCGTGGACTCCGCCGTCGCCGCGGCCCGTGCCGTCGAGGCGGGCCACGACGTGACCGGTGTCCACCTCGCCCTGTCCGCGAACCCCCAGTCCTTCCGGACCGGGGCGCGCGGCTGTTGCACCATCGAGGACTCGCGGGACGCCCGCCGAGCGGCCGACGTCATCGGCATCCCGTTCTACGTCTGGGACCTGGCGGAACGCTTCCGCGAGGACGTCGTCGAGGACTTCGTCGCGGAGTACGAGGCCGGGCGCACGCCCAACCCCTGCCTGCGCTGCAACGAGAAGATCAAGTTCGCCGCGCTGCTCGACAAGGCCCTCGCCCTCGGCTTCGACGCCGTGTGCACCGGCCACTACGCCACCGTCGTCCTCACCGAGGACGGCGGCCGGGAGCTGCACCGCGCCTCCGACATGGCCAAGGACCAGAGCTACGTCCTCGGCGTCCTGGACGAGAAGCAGCTCGCCCACGCCATGTTCCCGCTCGGCGACACCCTCACCACCAAGGACGAGATCCGCGCCGAGGCCGAGCGCCGGGGCCTGGCCGTCGCCAGGAAGCCCGACAGCCACGACATCTGCTTCATCGCGGACGGCGACACCCGGGGCTTCCTGGCGAACCGCCTGGGCGGACCGGCCGAGGGCGACATCGTCGACGAGTCCGGTACGAAGCTGGGCACCCACGAGGGCGCGTTCGGCTTCACCATCGGCCAGCGCAAGGGCCTGAAGATCGGCCACCCGGCCCCCGACGGCAAGCCGCGCTACGTCCTCGACATCTCCCCGGTGAACAACACCGTCACCGTCGGCCCCGTCGAGGCCCTGGACGTGACCGCGCTGACCGCCATCAAGCCCCGCTGGTGCGGAACGCCCCCCACCGGGCCCGGTGCGTACACCGCCCAGCTCCGCGCCCACGGCGGCGAGACCGAGGTCACCGCCGAGCTGGTGGACGGCTCCGAGCTCCACGTCACCTTCGCCGAGCCGGTCCGGGGCGTGGCCCCCGGCCAGGCGGTCGTCCTGTACGACGGCACGCGCGTGGTCGGCTCGGCCACCATCGCCACGACCGTGCGCCGCGAACGGGTGCCGACGGCCGGCTGA